A region of Drosophila suzukii chromosome 2L, CBGP_Dsuzu_IsoJpt1.0, whole genome shotgun sequence DNA encodes the following proteins:
- the LOC108014293 gene encoding thiamine transporter 2, translating to MQNWLKISLLLCTFGFFRELRPSEPYVAEYLASDYGNLTTEQINQDVYPFGTYSVLAQLVIVFLITDLVRYKPVIVLSALAGITLFSLLIWTETLRMLQVAQLFFGTFTAAEVAYYTYMYAKVSKEQYQTVTGHTRAAILSGKFLGGLFAQILVSTGSMDYRQLHYISLTTQVISLAVSLFLPSVPRSLYFYTASDGSPAPGGEVTAARFSFSNACRLLWYHLVSSYSNPVVLQWSLWWALATCGQIQVISYIQFLWKEVAPDHLSVYNGGVEAVATLLGAIGAILAGLLNSNKRRGSYMLGISTCAAILGALIIYAAKTQEIWVAYVNYVLFCAVFFFIITVAGAVVAENLVEDSFGLIFGINTLVGLLLQTILTISVVERVGFALNPRDQYVVYGSYFLVLGGIYIIGSLMGKLFCRSKTSCAGNVDSTGF from the exons ATGCAGAACTGGCTGAAGATCTCGCTGCTGTTGTGCACGTTTGGGTTTTTCCGGGAGCTTCGTCCATCGGAGCCCTACGTCGCGGAGTATCTGGCTTCGGACTACGGGAACCTGACCACGGAACAGATCAACCAAGATGTGTACCCCTTCGGAACCTACTCGGTGCTGGCCCAGCTGGTCATTGTGTTCCTAATCACGGATCTGGTGAGGTACAAACCAGTTATCGTGCTTTCGGCGCTGGCGGGGATTACTCTCTTTTCCCTGCTTATTTGGACGGAGACTCTGAGGATGTTGCAGGTGGCTCAGCTGTTTTTCGGCACTTTCACCGCCGCGGAAGTGGCCTACTACACCTACATGTACGCCAAGGTCAGCAAGGAGCAGTATCAGACCGTCACTGGTCACACGAGGGCAGCCATCCTGAGCGGGAAATTCCTGGGCGGCCTGTTTGCCCAGATCTTGGTGTCCACCGGGAGCATGGACTACCGGCAGCTGCACTACATATCGCTGACCACGCAGGTGATCTCCTTGGCGGTGTCCCTGTTCCTACCAAGTGTGCCCCGGAGTCTCTACTTCTACACGGCTTCGGATGGGAGTCCAGCTCCCGGGGGCGAGGTGACCGCGGCCAGGTTCTCCTTTTCCAATGCCTGCCGTCTGCTTTGGTACCACCTCGTCTCCTCCTACTCCAACCCAGTGGTGCTGCAGTGGAGTCTGTGGTGGGCACTGGCCACTTGTGGACAAATTCAA GTAATTTCGTACATCCAGTTCCTTTGGAAAGAAGTGGCCCCGGATCACTTAAGCGTGTATAACGGCGGAGTGGAGGCAGTGGCTACTCTGCTAGGAGCTATCGGAGCCATTCTGGCGGGCTTGCTTAACTCCAATAAGCGACGGGGATCCTACATGTTGGGCATATCCACATGTGCCGCTATCCTGGGTGCCCTGATCATCTATGCTGCCAAGACGCAGGAGATCTGGGTGGCCTATGTGAACTATGTGCTTTTCTGTGCCGTTTTCTTCTTCATCATCACAGTGGCGGGTGCAGTGGTGGCCGAGAATCTGGTGGAGGACAGCTTCGGACTGATCTTCGGTATCAACACGTTGGTGGGTTTGCTGCTTCAGACCATCCTCACTATTTCGGTGGTGGAAAGAGTTGGGTTCGCTCTGAACCCTCGAGATCAGTACGTGGTCTATGGTAGCTACTTCCTAGTGTTAGGGGGGATATACATTATTGGGTCCCTCATGGGGAAATTGTTTTGCAGGTCTAAGACATCATGTGCGGGGAATGTGGATAGTACaggattttaa
- the LOC108014276 gene encoding ATPase family gene 2 protein homolog A: MPPKSSSKKNQASWYHCESCGVHIPSKARDSHEGSCSAISQDEVAPDSEAEYVRSGAIYTRSLQQRNFEVESLKDLAAKYANMLIFVSEGAMQLAQFHIGQHVVVEAPLIAEQPLVRIVWPISEQFLTTVFVSEGDFKLHCTQLRGKFLKISALDPCRLTAAASISLKHLNPTESPLKCGQLQDAIALLKRDMVNRVFCKDSQIHMNFFNKSLTFRLERWQGTVEDALAGLSLDSKPLQFVQVTNVTKLQLIPENSGQQQDKQKFSHRITKSQIGGLDRQLQMVEESMDYALGFRALPAGLRVSRGLLLYGATGCGKSMVLEAMSAVAEERSQGHVQLIRINSGEVYSKFLGETEQKLAAIFERAYNHFPHPTLVLIEDVHNLCPKQDGSDLVKRVSLAFLSLLDQLSSPSQLKGSKTFVLATSSQIEALHPSIRRAGRLDSELELGAPSSQARRDIIRCLIQSLEHQLTEEEVEHVSSISHGYVGADLANLVYAAMLQAQQNPLKLMHLQTALTRIKPSAMREVLIECPNVQWSDIGGQSELRLAMQQAIEWPLLHAEKFQRLGIKPPRGILMFGPPGCSKTMIAKALATESKLNFLSIKGPELFSMWVGESERAVREVFRKARQVAPAIVFFDEIDAIGGERAEGDGSGSGSSVKERVLTQLLTELDGVEALQNVTIVAATNRPDMIDKALLRPGRIDRILYVGLPQSKARREILKIKLRAMPISEEVDMEKLVQMTEGYSGAEIQAVCHEAALRALEQSFDAEQVKWVDFEHALESVPPRTSPELLKLYEDYLKRK, translated from the exons ATGCCGCCAAAGTCGAGCAGCAAGAAAAACCAGGCCAGTTGGTACCACTGCGAGTCCTGCGGCGTCCACATTCCCTCCAAGGCGAGGGATAGCCATGAGGGTTCCTGCTCCGCCATCAGCCAGGACGAGGTGGCTCCCGATTCAGAGGCGGAATACGTGCGCAGTGGGGCGATCTATACGAGAAGCCTCCAGCAGCGGAACTTCGAGGTGGAGTCCTTGAAGGATTTAGCTGCCAAGTATGCCAACATGCTGATCTTCGTCTCCGAGGGAGCAATGCAATTAGCCCAGTTCCACATTGGCCAACATGTGGTGGTGGAAGCTCCTTTGATTGCGGAGCAGCCACTGGTGAGGATTGTATGGCCCATATCAGAGCAATTCCTGACCACAGTATTTGTGAGCGAAGGGG ACTTCAAACTCCATTGCACGCAGCTGCGGGGAAAGTTCCTGAAGATCTCTGCTTTGGACCCCTGTCGCCTCACAGCGGCTGCCAGCATTTCCCTAAAACATCTGAACCCCACAGAGAGCCCTCTAAAATGCGGGCAGCTCCAGGATGCAATAGCCCTTCTTAAAAGAGACATGGTGAATAGGGTATTCTGCAAGGACAGTCAAATCCACATGAACTTCTTCAACAAATCGCTTACTTTTCGCCTGGAGCGGTGGCAGGGCACCGTTGAAGACGCTCTAGCTGGTCTCAGTTTGGACTCCAAGCCTTTGCAGTTTGTGCAGGTTACTAACGTCACGAAACTCCAGTTGATACCTGAAAATTCAGGCCAGCAGCAGGATAAGCAGAAGTTTAGCCATCGAATAACCAAATCACAAATAGGAGGACTTGATAGGCAATTGCAGATGGTCGAGGAGAGCATGGACTACGCCTTGGGATTCCGGGCATTGCCTGCAG GCCTCCGGGTATCTCGCGGATTGCTCCTTTACGGCGCCACTGGCTGCGGAAAGTCAATGGTTTTAGAAGCGATGTCTGCAGTGGCAGAAGAGCGCAGCCAAGGACATGTCCAACTGATCCGCATCAACAGTGGCGAAGTCTACAGCAAATTCTTGGGCGAAACGGAACAAAAGCTGGCGGCCATTTTCGAGCGTGCCTACAATCACTTCCCGCACCCAACTCTGGTGCTGATTGAGGATGTCCACAACTTGTGTCCCAAGCAGGACGGCAGCGATCTAGTCAAGCGCGTCTCGTTGGCTTTTCTTTCTCTGTTGGATCAGTTGAGCTCGCCCAGTCAGCTAAAGGGAAGCAAGACCTTCGTGCTAGCCACCAGTTCCCAGATTGAGGCTCTTCATCCAAGCATTCGGAGAGCTGGTCGATTGGACAGTGAACTTGAGTTAGGTGCTCCCAGTTCACAGGCAAGGAGAGACATTATAAGGTGCCTAATACAATCGTTGGAGCACCAGTTGACTGAAGAGGAAGTCGAGCATGTATCATCTATTAGCCATGGATACGTGGGAGCAGATTTAGCAAATCTTGTCTACGCTGCCATGCTACAAGCGCAGCAGAATCCCCTCAAGTTAATGCATTTACAGACTGCCCTGACTCGCATCAAGCCGTCGGCAATGCGTGAAGTCCTTATAGAGTGTCCCAATGTTCAGTGGTCAGACATTGGCGGTCAGTCGGAACTCCGATTGGCAATGCAGCAGGCCATAGAGTGGCCGCTGCTTCATGCCGAGAAGTTCCAGCGGCTGGGCATTAAACCCCCCAGGGGAATCCTCATGTTTGGTCCGCCGGGCTGTTCCAAAACGATGATTGCCAAGGCCCTGGCCACGGAAAGCAAGCTGAACTTCCTGTCCATCAAAGGACCTGAGCTTTTCTCCATGTGGGTGGGCGAATCGGAGCGAGCGGTGCGTGAGGTCTTCCGAAAGGCTCGCCAGGTGGCCCCCGCCATAGTTTTCTTTGACGAAATCGACGCCATTGGCGGAGAGCGAGCAGAGGGCGATGGTTCCGGCTCCGGCTCTTCTGTAAAGGAGCGCGTTCTCACCCAACTGCTCACTGAATTGGATGGCGTGGAGGCCCTGCAAAACGTCACCATTGTGGCGGCCACCAATCGACCGGATATGATTGATAAGGCGCTACTCCGTCCGGGGAGAATTGATCGAATTCTCTATGTGGGCTTGCCACAGAGTAAAGCACGTCGGGAAATTTTAAAGATCAAACTGCGTGCCATGCCGATATCGGAGGAAGTAGACATGGAGAAATTGGTGCAGATGACGGAGGGATATTCTGGAGCAGAAATCCAAGCCGTGTGCCATGAGGCTGCTCTGCGGGCCCTGGAGCAAAGCTTTGACGCGGAACAGGTGAAGTGGGTAGACTTTGAACACGCATTAGAATCAGTGCCTCCACGGACCAGCCCAGAACTCCTAAAACTCTATGAAGATTACCTTAAACGGAAGTAG
- the spict gene encoding magnesium transporter NIPA2 produces the protein MNSDGEASSLQMPQMTVGGILPGEANQSPGPAPLSVAEAVSNTDFYIGVGLAISSCFFIGSSFIIKKKALIRLSRYGEVRASAGGFGYLREWIWWAGLLTMGVGEAANFAAYAFAPASLVTPLGALSVIISAVMASRFLNEKLNLLGKIGCFLCILGSTIIVIHSPKEKEVEDLQLLFDMLLDPVFILYVICIIGSTVFVACFIAPRHGHTNVVVYIFLCSGIGSLTVMSCKALGLAIRQTLNNGGNVFLTWMPWFLILVTVTFIAIQMNYLNKALDIFNTSIVTPVYYVMFTTLVIAASAILFKEFTHMRFDDILGDVCGFLIVITAVFLLNAFRDIDISLNDVRGLMRPKMQRVSQFDEEVLVTSNSKERRLSYGSGDMFRKA, from the exons ATGAACAGCGACGGCGAAGCCTCATCACTGCAGATGCCCCAGATGACGGTTGGGGGCATCCTCCCGGGGGAAGCCAATCAATCGCCGGGCCCCGCCCCCCTTTCAGTGGCGGAGGCGGTGTCCAACACGGACTTCTACATCGGCGTAGGCCTGGCCATCTCCTCCTGCTTCTTCATCGGCTCCAGCTTCATCATCAAGAAGAAGGCCCTCATCCGGCTGAGCAGATACGGCGAGGTTCGAGCTTCAGCCGGAGGGTTCGGATACCTAAGGGAGTGGATCTGGTGGGCGGGTCTTCTAACGA TGGGTGTGGGAGAAGCGGCCAACTTTGCGGCCTATGCCTTCGCCCCCGCTTCTTTGGTAACCCCACTGGGTGCCCTTAGTGTGATCATTTCCGCCGTGATGGCCTCCAGATTCCTCAACGAGAAGCTGAACCTGCTGGGGAAAATAGGCTGCTTCCTGTGCATACTGGGATCCACGATCATTGTGATTCACTCCCCCAAAGAGAAAGAGGTCGAGGATCTGCAACTTCTATTTGACATGCTACTGGACCCCGTGTTCATCCTATATGTGATTTGCATCATTGGCTCAACGGTGTTTGTGGCCTGCTTTATTGCCCCGCGCCATGGACACACCAATGTGGTGGTTTATATCTTCTTGTGTTCCGGGATTGGGTCCCTGACTGTGATGTCCTGCAAGGCTTTGGGTCTGGCCATCCGGCAGACTCTGAATAATGGAGGGAATGTGTTCCTCACCTGGATGCCCTGGTTCCTGATCCTGGTCACCGTCACATTCATAGCCATCCAGATGAACTACCTGAACAAGGCGCTGGATATATTCAACACAAGTATAGTGACACCAGTTTACTATGTGATGTTCACCACCCTGGTGATAGCAGCATCTGCCATCCTGTTCAAGGAGTTCACCCACATGAGATTCGACGATATCCTAGGCGATGTTTGCGGCTTCCTTATCGTAATCACAGCTGTCTTTCTGCTCAACGCCTTCAGGgatattgatatatcgctgaACGATGTGAGGGGTCTGATGCGACCGAAAATGCAGCGGGTATCGCAGTTCGACGAGGAAGTGCTGGTCACCAGCAACTCCAAGGAACGGCGCCTGTCCTACGGATCGGGGGACATGTTCCGGAAGGCCTGA
- the LOC108014299 gene encoding uncharacterized protein → MAWVPKTQFELDLVSMEPGFNLIQGQIAYEEKKKLELSRVPVPKSIGEHLADRGDLHGYGSSGGKGREIRDCLQMMEKIQKIAGTKPLGEHATMEDWEDTSTAEMEAVAMMRNFGMQSMGQDLLPALPQITMQVESGRLPLNKDPEFFTPRKTRKPMDFPPADESKDSTDDSFHTAESLSNCILLYGPGNSPKGKTPKKSNKEIDRESANTLFSYIKTAPVDLDKSKGKRRNQRSSQKERRRQQYEASL, encoded by the coding sequence ATGGCCTGGGTTCCCAAGACGCAATTCGAGCTCGACCTAGTGAGCATGGAGCCTGGATTTAACCTGATCCAGGGGCAGATCGCCTACGAGGAAAAGAAGAAACTGGAGCTCTCAAGAGTGCCAGTCCCCAAGAGTATTGGCGAACATCTTGCGGACCGGGGAGATTTGCATGGGTATGGATCGTCGGGCGGAAAAGGAAGGGAAATCCGCGACTGCCTCCAAATGATGGAGAAAATCCAGAAAATAGCGGGCACGAAGCCACTGGGCGAGCACGCCACTATGGAGGATTGGGAGGACACTTCAACGGCGGAGATGGAGGCGGTGGCCATGATGCGCAACTTTGGGATGCAGTCTATGGGCCAGGACTTACTACCCGCTCTTCCGCAGATCACGATGCAAGTCGAAAGTGGGCGACTACCCCTCAACAAGGACCCCGAATTCTTTACGCCACGTAAAACGCGTAAACCGATGGATTTTCCGCCAGCGGACGAGTCCAAAGATTCAACGGATGATTCTTTTCACACAGCCGAAAGTCTGAGCAACTGCATCTTGCTATACGGCCCTGGAAATTCCCCCAAGGGCAAAACACCGAAGAAATCGAACAAGGAGATTGATCGGGAATCGGCTAATACCTTATTTAGTTATATCAAGACGGCCCCAGTTGACTTGGACAAAAGCAAGGGAAAGAGGAGGAACCAGCGATCCTCCCAAAAAGAAAGACGTCGCCAGCAATACGAAGCTAGCCTGTAA
- the LOC108014298 gene encoding protein D3, whose product MSLVRFRVLRNLNRSALAGFWKDFPRATAVNGNSSAVNFPAAIRTLKTLNNGHRLLTKEPLSAFTPSQRQYSCENLGKTMEENCVVPDVISKAPPQTAVVQYPCDIVVKPGQILTPTQVKDEPCVKWEADANKLYTLCMTDPDAPSRKDPKFREWHHWLVGNIPGADVAKGEVLSAYVGSGPPPDTGLHRYVFLIYEQKCKLTFDEKRLPNNSGDGRGGFKIADFARKYALGDPVAGNLYQAEYDDYVPILYKQLGA is encoded by the coding sequence ATGAGCTTAGTGCGCTTCAGAGTGTTGCGTAATCTAAATCGCAGTGCCCTAGCTGGGTTTTGGAAAGATTTTCCCCGAGCAACCGCTGTGAATGGCAATTCTTCAGCTGTCAACTTTCCGGCCGCCATTAGAACGCTGAAAACCCTTAACAACGGACACCGACTTCTAACCAAAGAACCACTCTCTGCATTTACCCCATCTCAACGACAGTATTCTTGTGAAAATCTTGGTAAGACCATGGAGGAGAACTGCGTTGTCCCGGACGTGATTTCCAAGGCCCCGCCGCAGACCGCTGTGGTGCAATATCCCTGCGATATTGTGGTGAAGCCGGGTCAGATCCTGACCCCCACCCAGGTGAAAGATGAGCCGTGCGTCAAGTGGGAGGCGGATGCCAACAAGCTCTACACGCTCTGCATGACCGATCCGGATGCCCCAAGTCGGAAGGATCCCAAGTTCCGGGAGTGGCACCACTGGCTGGTGGGTAACATTCCCGGCGCCGATGTCGCCAAGGGCGAGGTCCTGTCCGCCTATGTGGGATCGGGTCCTCCTCCGGACACCGGACTCCATCGCTACGTATTCCTCATCTACGAGCAGAAGTGCAAGCTCACCTTCGACGAGAAGAGGCTGCCCAACAACAGCGGAGATGGACGAGGCGGCTTCAAGATCGCCGATTTCGCGAGGAAGTACGCTCTGGGCGATCCCGTTGCCGGAAATCTTTACCAGGCTGAGTACGATGATTATGTGCCCATACTCTACAAGCAGCTGGGTGCCTAA
- the LOC108014300 gene encoding uncharacterized protein produces MDYRQLKNDAYGIGQRRGVGNSVGGGGGGGGGGGMYSSNFGGGGNYGGGGGNPGGGGYGGNRNTASDGGNFNHGGYNNSSGGNNNFPRPADDRSSFNPNNQRFGGNSVDDIQDSFRGGPSSNFGQMNRGPSNVGNIARLLDLEASQNRIPGISANFNSDRNPEINYRGPQSQGNGDGYFNGEPRNQGSFSNFGPNNGPSFGGNNGASFDGNNGPAFGGSGGPSYAGNNGPSFAGINQRNSGNFNNDNFQGRGPNFNDQGSGFNDSYARGGNQGNFPSNSGNFGNNDDIGNIYNRRPGVGGPGGQGFNPNTGGNITNNNPGGGFNPNSGGNFPSNNSGGGFSNNISRTFNDSRNNWNNSQSQSSSFQSSGYQSNSGGGGGGGANSSGWEASQRAFNSKRNQLQKVNLNNGGSVRKSGPQPAVKAVQNLRNNPRAAAAIVNAAGRTNVPNNRNVQANRPGNPRPGNVVGVQKKPPNAAPNQYKVNHLAPKPNTAVVANRKPPVAGQAAKGGVVGVRSGPQVAKTGPQTVKSGPQAQKSGPVPVKSGQQIVKGVPQAGKPVGVANRTPNAPGFPVQAGQKRVAPAPPLETEAASKSVKKWRRVARKRGFLMGGFKIPYLNDQPKKLPQPEADSYALSFFEQIFNYSTNQDATEEDFLEAAVVLNEDSEDESVADDAKSARKIAKRNRKRIRSEWAPLHESKKYKDWGNWWKDYKNVGEQIEQQLLECGNLNLEHCFLPNLPKLTTEQVVYAIIKSAHFGLEKNADVPYDTLKTIFTMMNRTFLDNLTELNMVEIQDIIRGVPNDLWVFKMQSMVYLWAKYKVINNSKSTAEEDVKDQQAIAREWKSPCFHWLAKQAFDELVAISETEWKEHRSVFPTVD; encoded by the exons ATGGACTACCGCCAACTGAAGAACGACGCTTACGGCATTGGCCAGCGGCGTGGAGTGGGGAACTCCGTCGGAGGAggcggtggtggtggaggCGGAGGTGGGATGTATTCCTCAAACTTCGGCGGTGGCGGCAACTATGGCGGAGGAGGTGGAAACCCAGGTGGCGGTGGTTACGGCGGCAACCGGAACACGGCTTCGGATGGCGGAAACTTCAATCACGGTGGCTACAACAACAGCAGTGGCGGTAACAATAACTTCCCGCGCCCCGCAGACGATCGGTCCAGTTTTAATCCAAACAATCAGCGTTTCGGTGGCAACTCCGTCGATGATATTCAGGACAGTTTCCGGGGTGGTCCGTCGTCCaactttggtcaaatgaacagaGGCCCTTCCAATGTAGGCAACATAGCCCGTTTGTTGGATCTGGAGGCATCGCAGAACCGCATCCCCGGAATTTCTGCTAACTTCAACTCGGACCGTAATCCGGAGATCAACTACCGTGGTCCGCAGTCGCAGGGAAACGGAGATGGATACTTCAACGGCGAGCCAAGAAATCAGGGTTCTTTCAGTAACTTTGGTCCCAacaatgggccttcttttggCGGCAATAATGGAGCCTCTTTTGATGGAAATAATGGTCCTGCCTTTGGAGGCAGTGGAGGACCTTCTTATGCAGGAAACAATGGACCTTCCTTCGCAGGAATTAATCAACGCAACTCTGGAAACTTCAACAATGACAACTTTCAAGGGAGAGGTCCCAACTTCAATGACCAGGGATCTGGTTTCAATGATTCCTACGCACGCGGTGGAAACCAAGGCAATTTTCCGTCCAATTCTGGAAACTTTGGTAACAACGATGACATAGGAAACATATATAATCGCAGGCCAGGAGTCGGAGGACCTGGAGGCCAAGGCTTCAACCCAAATACTGGTGGCAATATCACCAACAACAACCCCGGAGGCGGCTTCAACCCAAATTCTGGTGGCAACTTCCCCAGCAACAACTCCGGAGGTGGCTTCAGCAACAACATCAGTCGCACCTTTAACGACTCTCGCAACAACTGGAACAACTCGCAGTCGCAATCCTCTTCGTTCCAGAGCTCTGGGTATCAGTCGAACAGCggaggtggaggaggaggaggagccaATAGCTCTGGTTGGGAAGCCAGCCAGCGTGCCTTCAACTCAAAGCGCAATCAATTGCAAAAGGTGAACTTAAATAATGGCGGATCTGTTCGAAAATCCGGACCCCAGCCTGCCGTCAAAGCAGTGCAGAACTTGCGCAACAATCCCAGGGCGGCTGCTGCCATCGTCAACGCAGCAGGCAGGACCAACGTGCCCAACAACAGGAACGTCCAGGCAAACAGGCCTGGCAATCCGCGTCCTGGCAATGTCGTTGGAGTGCAGAAGAAACCGCCCAATGCGGCACCCAATCAGTATAAGGTCAACCATTTAGCTCCCAAGCCGAATACGGCAGTAGTAGCCAACAGGAAACCACCAGTGGCTGGACAGGCCGCGAAGGGAGGAGTCGTTGGTGTGAGGAGTGGACCACAGGTAGCCAAGACAGGGCCGCAAACAGTGAAATCTGGCCCACAGGCTCAGAAATCGGGGCCTGTGCCAGTTAAGAGTGGACAGCAGATAGTGAAAGGAGTCCCACAGGCGGGCAAACCAGTCGGAGTGGCTAATAGGACTCCAAATGCTCCAGGATTTCCTGTCCAAGCCG GCCAGAAGCGCGTTGCTCCCGCTCCACCGCTGGAAACTGAGGCTGCCTCCAAGTCGGTGAAAAAGTGGCGAAGAGTGGCCCGCAAGCGCGGATTCCTGATGGGCGGATTTAAAATCCCGTATCTCAACGACCAGCCGAAGAAGCTTCCCCAACCGGAGGCAGATTCTTATGCCTTGTCCTTCTTCGAACAAATCTTCAATTACAGTACAAACCAGGACGCCACAGAGGAGGACTTCTTGGAGGCGGCAGTGGTGCTCAATGAGGATTCGGAGGACGAGTCGGTGGCCGATGATGCCAAGTCGGCTCGCAAGATCGCAAAGCGCAATAGGAAGCGAATAAGGTCCGAGTGGGCCCCGCTGCACGAGTCGAAGAAGTACAAGGACTGGGGCAACTGGTGGAAGGACTACAAGAACGTAGGCGAGCAGATCGAGCAGCAGCTTTTGGAGTGCGGCAACCTCAATCTGGAGCATTGCTTCCTGCCCAATCTGCCCAAGCTTACTACAGAGCAGGTGGTTTACGCTATTATTAAGTCGGCTCACTTCGGACTAGAGAAGAACGCGGATGTGCCGTACGACACTCTAAAGACTATATTCACGATGATGAACCGCACCTTCTTGGATAACCTTACGGAGCTGAACATGGTGGAGATTCAGGACATCATTCGAGGCGTACCCAACGATCTCTGGGTATTTAAGATGCAAAGCATGGTTTACCTGTGGGCCAAGTATAAGGTCATCAACAATTCCAAGTCCACCGCCGAGGAGGACGTCAAGGATCAGCAGGCCATTGCCCGCGAGTGGAAGAGTCCTTGCTTCCACTGGCTAGCCAAGCAGGCCTTCGACGAGCTAGTG GCAATCAGTGAAACCGAATGGAAAGAACACCGCAGTGTCTTTCCGACTGTGGATTAG